AGGTGTCAATTAAAAAAGTTACTTTGTTTTTATAGGAAACAAATTCATAAAAAGACTTAAATGCTTCTCTTTCATTTTCTCTTCTTTGTATATCAGCGTGCATTAAACTACTTCCGCTTACAGGAATACCAAATAGTTTTCCAGCAAGTGAATCTGAACTAATTGAAAATCCTGATATATAAGCCGCCCTAGCGCCATAATGGCCAGAATTTGTTTGCGAACGCCTAAGCCCCATTTCAAGCAGTGAGGCGTTATTACCCATTTGTTTTGCAGCCCAAACGGATCTAATGGCTTTTGTTGCAATTAATGTTGGATAGCCAACTTGACTTAAAAAATAGGTTTCCAGTAGTTGTACAGCTACTGTTGGCCCCTCAATTCGCATTATAGGTTCCTGGGGGAACATTATTGTTCCTTCTTCAACTGACCAAATATTTACATCCTTAAAAATATTACTTCCTTCTTTAACTAGATAATCAATAAAATCTTTTGAAAATCCTTGGTTCAATAACCATTCAGAATCACTTTCATCTAATTTTGACTTTAAATAACGTAGGGCATACGGCATACCGACAGCGATAACAAAATTGTTACCTTTGTATGGAGGAATTCTAAAAAACATCTCATGTACTTCAATTTCTGAAAAGTTTTGAGCCCAATTTCTTTCGGAAGCACGAATATTATATAAGTCCGTATTTAGAATCGACGGAATATCTTTTATTGATTGGCTCTCGTTATTATTTTTGTTCATTTTCTTGTTTTAGTTTTGCATATTTTAATAAAATTGGTTCTATTTCTTTTTCACTTTCTATAAAATAAACATGGCCCCAAACATTTTGGTCGTATTTATTTTTTATTTGTTCCTCATATTCTTTTTTCCAATGTTCACCAACAAAAATAACAGGGTTCGGTAATTTTCCTACATGTTTATCAAATGAATCTATTTTATCCAAAGCAAAACGCATTTCAGTTTCTGTTCCAGTTCCTTTTTTACCCCCAGGAAGAACAATATATGCGCCACTTCTATTAAATAAACCTCTGAATTTTCCAGCTTGCTCGTCTTCGTAATATACTCCGCGCAAATGACCAGGAATATTTTCAGTAGCAAACCCAGCTTCTTTTCCAACGGTTGTTTTTACAACAATAACTTTACCCTCATTTTCCACCACACCAGAGGAAACATTTTCAATTGAACCTTTATCTCCACCAACGATAACAGTTAGACCTAAATCTGCGAGTTCCTTGCCAAGCTCCTTCCATTTTTCAACCGCTTCAGGATTTTGTTTATCGAAGGTGCCAAATACAGAAATACGTTTTATTTTTTCCTTAATCAACAAAGCATTCTTATCGTTTCCAGTAGAAATTTTTTGAGGACTAACAATTTCCCCTGACTCTTGTTTATCACTAAAAAATTGCTCTTTTTCCATATGTATGATATTAGCATTTTTTTAATCTTCTACTAGCCCAAAACCAAAAAGAAAAACCCGCCCGCATTCCTCCCCAAACCCCTCCTGCGGGCGGGACGAGAGCCGAGGCAGGGCGAATCCATATCCCCAGTCAAATGTTTCGCCCCGCCGAGTCCGCATTAGTTTTCAGGGTTCTCCACAAAATGGGTTCTGACTTTTTCAAACAAACACCACCATTTCGAATTTGCCGAAGAAGTTGCCTCGGGGCTTCGCCCCTCGGCATTGGTTTCCGCCAAGAAATTCCAGGGGGTTTTGAATTCCGCCAAAAGAATTCCCGCCGAAATTCGGCGGTTCCCAAACGAAGTTTGGATTGCGCCAAAGGCGCAAGAGCCGATGAAGAGAGATTTTTAGAAATTGTCGGTGTAAGTGCATTGCCTTTATCAATTTAATTCCCGAAGCTATGGTCAAATATTTTATATACTGTAGAAAATCAAGTGAGGATGAAGAACGCCAAGTTTTGAGTATTGAGGCTCAATTGACGGAGCTTCGGGAATACGCCAAGCAAAATAATCTTTTCGTTGTAAAAGAATTTTACGAGAGTAAAACTGCCAAAGAGCCGGGGCGAGAGATTTTCAACGAAATGCTTGGCGAAATTGAAAAAGGTTTTGCCTCTGGAATTTTAGCGTGGAATCCAGACCGTTTAGCGAGAAATAGTATTGATGGTGGTAAGGTCGTATATTTTGTAGACACTTTGAAAATTGTTGCGTTAAAATTCCCGACATTTTGGTTCGAAGCGACACCTCAAGGAAAATTTATGTTGAGTGTTGCTTTCGGGCAAGCAAAATATTACACCGACAATTTGAGAGAAAACATTTTGCGTGGTATTCGCCAAAAGATACGCCGTGGTGAATTATCGGCAAAAGCCCCTTTAGGATATTTTAACGAACCACGACTTCGAACGATTGAACCTGATAAAAAAACTTTTAGTAAAGTAAAAGAAGTATTGGAGCTTTTTGCTACTGGCGAATATACGCTCACGGCGATTCAACGCAAAATGTTTTCTCTCGGCTTGGTTGGCTCCCGAAGTGGAAAACCTCTCGCACTCGCCTCGATAGAACATATTTTGAAAAATCCTTTTTACTACGGACACTTTCAGTACCGAGGCGAGGTGCATGCCGGATCGCACAAGCCAATGATTTCAAAGAAACTTTTTGACAAAATCCAAGAGGCACTTGTCGCCAATGGAAAACCCCGCAAAAAGCGAGGAGCAAAAAATTTTCAGTACTTAGGTTTTGCTACTTGTGGGATTTGTGGCTATGCCATAACAGCTGAAAGACATATCAAAAAAAGTGGCTTAAAATTTGTATATTATCGTTGCACCCACAAGAGCAAAATTATTACTTGCACTGAAAATCGTTTTTTGCGGGAAGAAGTTTTAACCGAACAAGTGAAAAATCTTTGTCAAAAAGTTTCCTTGCCTGATGAGTGGCGGGAAAAGTTTTTAACTAAACTGGAAACTGAAAATATGGAATCCCGCCACTCATCAGACCTTTTCGTTCAAAATCTCCGTGATAATATTTCCGCCATTAAAGAAAAGTTGGAACGACTAACTGACGCATATTTATCCGAGGCGTTAGAACTTGTGGAATATCAAGAACGAAAAAATCTTTTAATGGCGGAAAAGAAAACAAATGAGGAGAAATTATCGGAATTTGAACGAAAAGGTAATCATTGGCTTGAACTCATGCGAAACTGGATTATTGAAGCCAACCAAGCCGTAAATCTCTATAAACAAGAAAATCCCTCACGGATGAGAGATTTTCTTGTTTCCATCGGCTCGAACCGCCGACTTTCTGCGGGAATGCTTTTGGCGGAATTCAAAACCCCCTGGAATTTCTTGGCGGAAACCAATGCCGAGGGGCGAAGCCCCGAGGCAACTTCTTCGGCAAATTCGAAATGGTGGACCGTACTGGATTCGAACCAGCGACCTCTTCCATGCCATGGAAGCGCTCTACCAACTGAGCTAACGGCCCTTATTGCAATTGCATTTGAATAGCAGGATCTTATCTGTTTTAGCTGAATTCGTAAAGATTCTTCGGTTGACGTGATAAACTAATATTATATGGGAGGGAAGAAGAATATCGTAATTCTTGGAGGCGGCTTTGCCGGTGTGCGAGCCGCTCTTGATTTGGCGCGTGATCGTCAGCTCATCGATACTCATCGCATTGTGCTCATTGATCGTGAAACATATCATCTCTTTACACCTTGGCTCTATACTCGAGCCTCTACCGGAGCGCCTCGCCGCGGGGTGAGAATTCCATTTCAAGTGATTTTCGCCACTCAACCTGTCGAAGTGATTCGCGGCGAGGTCAAAGCAATTCATCGCGGAATGCATGCCGTTACTCTTAAAGGCG
The DNA window shown above is from Candidatus Berkelbacteria bacterium and carries:
- the pncB gene encoding nicotinate phosphoribosyltransferase, producing the protein MNKNNNESQSIKDIPSILNTDLYNIRASERNWAQNFSEIEVHEMFFRIPPYKGNNFVIAVGMPYALRYLKSKLDESDSEWLLNQGFSKDFIDYLVKEGSNIFKDVNIWSVEEGTIMFPQEPIMRIEGPTVAVQLLETYFLSQVGYPTLIATKAIRSVWAAKQMGNNASLLEMGLRRSQTNSGHYGARAAYISGFSISSDSLAGKLFGIPVSGSSLMHADIQRRENEREAFKSFYEFVSYKNKVTFLIDTYNVIKGAQNAVEVAKEMRQNGHELFGVRIDSGNVKELIPEVKKIFSEASFPNVKIMLTGDMNEYKILDLAKNKVTPDFIGVGTELVTGGEKPALGMVYKLKGIKHGDEVISKIKISADKGKTTLPGSHQVFRVLDKKTGLLKHDVIGMYDEKIDGEPLLKQVVSNGNIIGEWETSDIDLTKTAKERAEAQIELLPDDVLNFEKENITVDVIISEKVKKHSEDLIKHHA